A region of Opitutaceae bacterium DNA encodes the following proteins:
- a CDS encoding Glu/Leu/Phe/Val dehydrogenase, whose protein sequence is MACRQFDQAADAISIPEAVRDRTKWPRRCMAVSLPVRMDNGTVTIFEGYRVQHNLSTGPSKGGVRFHPDVTIGEVAALAMWMSWKCSLAGIPYGGAKGGVIVDPGKLSEGELERLSRRYMQELIPFIGPQIDVPAPDVGTNERIMGWMLDTYSNHVGRLEPAIVTGKPLSLGGSQGRREATGAGVAYLIKSYLADLNIPVGEATVAIQGFGNVGSETALALDNYGIKVVAISDLSGAFHNAKGINVKKAVEYLKFSRFLKDFDGGDEITNEQLLTTKCTVLVPAALERVITHENAPHLQCRILAEAANGPTTNQADRVIERRGDIEVIPDVLCNSGGVIVSYFEWLQNLQHYYWSREEVLAKLFAMLDKARHSVEYQKRKFKFSRRLAALTLGISRVAEAKQSRGLFP, encoded by the coding sequence ATGGCCTGCCGGCAGTTTGACCAGGCCGCCGATGCGATAAGCATTCCGGAAGCCGTCCGGGACAGAACCAAGTGGCCGCGACGCTGCATGGCCGTGTCCCTGCCGGTCCGGATGGACAATGGAACGGTGACAATTTTTGAGGGCTACCGGGTTCAGCACAATCTGTCGACGGGTCCGTCCAAGGGCGGCGTCCGTTTCCATCCGGATGTCACGATCGGCGAGGTAGCCGCGCTCGCGATGTGGATGAGCTGGAAATGCTCGCTGGCGGGCATTCCCTACGGTGGTGCCAAGGGCGGCGTTATCGTCGATCCGGGCAAGCTTTCCGAAGGTGAACTCGAGCGGCTTTCACGCCGTTACATGCAGGAGCTGATTCCCTTCATCGGCCCCCAGATCGACGTGCCGGCCCCTGATGTCGGCACGAACGAAAGGATCATGGGCTGGATGCTCGACACCTACTCCAATCACGTCGGCCGCCTGGAGCCCGCCATCGTCACAGGAAAACCACTCTCTCTCGGCGGCTCCCAGGGCCGCCGAGAAGCCACGGGCGCGGGTGTGGCCTACCTGATCAAGTCCTACCTCGCCGATCTCAACATTCCCGTCGGCGAGGCCACGGTCGCAATCCAGGGATTCGGCAACGTCGGATCGGAAACCGCCCTCGCCCTCGACAACTACGGCATCAAGGTCGTGGCCATCTCGGATCTCTCCGGAGCCTTTCACAATGCAAAGGGCATCAATGTGAAGAAGGCCGTCGAGTACCTGAAGTTCAGCCGGTTCCTCAAGGATTTCGACGGAGGCGACGAGATCACGAACGAACAGCTTCTGACGACAAAATGCACCGTGCTTGTTCCCGCCGCGCTCGAGCGGGTGATCACGCATGAAAATGCCCCGCACCTTCAATGCAGGATTCTCGCCGAGGCCGCAAACGGACCCACAACCAACCAGGCCGACCGCGTCATCGAACGTCGGGGTGACATCGAGGTGATCCCCGACGTGCTCTGCAATTCCGGCGGGGTGATCGTCTCCTACTTCGAGTGGCTGCAGAACCTGCAGCACTACTACTGGTCCCGCGAAGAGGTCCTCGCCAAGCTCTTCGCGATGCTCGACAAGGCCAGGCACTCCGTCGAATACCAGAAGCGCAAGTTCAAGTTCAGCCGCCGGCTCGCCGCGCTCACCCTGGGCATCTCGCGCGTCGCCGAGGCAAAACAGAGCCGCGGGCTCTTCCCGTGA